One Candidatus Sulfurimonas baltica DNA segment encodes these proteins:
- the secF gene encoding protein translocase subunit SecF, translating into MEFFRYTKTFNFMGKSKLAMIISIAVVLSSLALLAVKGLNYGVDFAGGTIVQVKYTSVAPIDEMREKLKSNKLFNSASITEFGSAEEVVIRMKTTTGSVTVDIGDETRAALSGTGEFEVRRVDIVGPKVGSELKEKGIMSLVLAVFGILVYVAFRFEWRFAVASIVALVHDVSIALGAITLVGLDVNLDVLAALLTILGYSLNDTIIVFDRIREGVTNGRNSDLSGIIDESVTRTLARTTLTSLTTFFVVFTLFMFGGEIIHAFAFTLLVGVVVGTYSSIFVASPILLAFGFDVKKYHIKLAHKAKREAEKQRMREQFESGVM; encoded by the coding sequence ATGGAGTTTTTCAGATATACAAAAACCTTTAACTTTATGGGGAAGTCAAAACTTGCAATGATTATATCTATTGCAGTTGTGTTGAGTTCATTGGCTCTGTTGGCAGTTAAAGGACTAAACTACGGTGTTGATTTTGCCGGCGGAACAATAGTTCAAGTTAAATACACTTCAGTAGCTCCAATTGATGAAATGAGAGAAAAATTAAAGAGCAACAAGCTGTTTAACAGTGCTAGTATCACAGAGTTTGGGTCTGCTGAGGAAGTTGTAATCCGTATGAAAACAACAACAGGAAGTGTTACTGTTGATATCGGTGATGAAACAAGAGCCGCTTTGTCTGGCACAGGAGAGTTCGAAGTTCGACGTGTTGATATAGTAGGTCCAAAAGTAGGCAGTGAGCTAAAAGAGAAGGGAATAATGTCCCTAGTCTTAGCTGTTTTTGGTATTTTGGTCTATGTTGCATTTAGATTTGAGTGGAGATTTGCCGTTGCTTCAATAGTTGCACTTGTGCATGATGTCTCTATTGCTCTTGGTGCTATTACGCTTGTTGGTTTAGATGTTAACCTTGATGTTTTAGCGGCACTTTTAACAATACTTGGTTACTCACTAAACGATACTATCATTGTATTTGACCGTATCCGCGAGGGTGTAACCAATGGTAGAAATAGCGACCTCTCAGGGATTATTGACGAGTCAGTTACGAGAACATTGGCTAGAACAACTCTAACCTCTCTTACAACCTTCTTCGTTGTATTTACATTGTTTATGTTTGGCGGTGAGATTATTCATGCTTTTGCATTTACTCTATTAGTTGGTGTTGTAGTTGGAACATACTCATCAATCTTTGTTGCTTCACCGATTTTGCTTGCATTTGGTTTTGATGTGAAAAAATACCATATCAAGCTTGCACATAAAGCAAAAAGAGAAGCCGAAAAACAAAGAATGCGTGAACAATTCGAATCTGGAGTGATGTAA